One genomic segment of Stigmatella erecta includes these proteins:
- a CDS encoding inositol-3-phosphate synthase — MAENERLGVAIVGLGGAVATTAVAGLELLRRGRVDTKGLPLAAARGMGLIDYEALTFGGWDLFEDDLAQAARNHAVLTESQLEAVAPVLSQMRPWSAVSNPHFCKNVVGTSSKKTRSLREQVQAIREDLARFRQEQKVHRVVVINLASTERAVDLTQPKFLTPQAFEAALDANDPDIGPAMLYAYAAIADGTPFANFTPSIAADVPALLLLAQRNGSPLAGKDGKTGQTMLKTAIAPVLRDRALHVEGWYSTNILGNRDGEALNDPASKANKIDTKGAALDSILGYKVQDHIVQIQYYRPRGDNKEAWDNIDVVGFLGQPMQLKLNFLCKDSILAAPLVVELARTLDLAKRRGEAGVIDALGCFFKAPMTQDGGKVEHAMAEQQRRLMSWLSLGRVQPTLGKERIRG; from the coding sequence ATGGCTGAGAATGAGCGCTTGGGTGTTGCGATTGTGGGTTTGGGCGGGGCGGTAGCGACGACGGCGGTCGCGGGCCTGGAGCTGCTGCGCCGCGGGCGCGTGGACACCAAGGGGCTGCCCCTGGCCGCCGCGCGGGGCATGGGCCTCATCGACTACGAGGCCCTGACGTTCGGCGGGTGGGACTTGTTCGAGGACGACCTGGCGCAGGCGGCGCGCAACCACGCGGTGCTGACCGAGAGCCAGCTCGAGGCCGTGGCGCCGGTGCTCAGCCAGATGCGGCCCTGGAGCGCCGTGTCCAACCCGCACTTCTGCAAGAACGTGGTGGGCACCTCCAGCAAGAAGACGCGCAGCCTGCGCGAGCAGGTGCAGGCCATCCGCGAGGACCTGGCGCGCTTCCGCCAGGAGCAGAAGGTCCACCGCGTGGTGGTCATCAACCTGGCCTCCACCGAGCGCGCGGTGGACCTGACGCAGCCCAAGTTCCTCACGCCCCAGGCCTTCGAGGCGGCGCTCGACGCGAACGACCCGGACATCGGCCCGGCGATGCTCTACGCGTACGCGGCCATCGCCGACGGCACCCCGTTCGCCAACTTCACGCCGAGCATCGCCGCGGACGTGCCGGCGCTGCTGCTGCTGGCGCAGCGCAACGGCTCGCCCCTGGCCGGCAAGGACGGCAAGACGGGGCAGACCATGCTCAAGACGGCCATTGCCCCGGTGCTCCGGGACCGCGCGCTGCACGTCGAGGGCTGGTACTCCACCAACATCCTGGGCAACCGGGACGGGGAGGCCCTGAATGATCCGGCCTCGAAGGCCAACAAGATCGACACCAAGGGCGCCGCGCTGGACAGCATCCTCGGCTACAAGGTCCAGGACCACATCGTCCAGATCCAGTACTACCGGCCGCGCGGGGACAACAAGGAGGCCTGGGACAACATCGACGTGGTGGGCTTCCTGGGCCAGCCCATGCAGCTGAAGCTCAACTTCCTGTGCAAGGACTCCATCCTGGCCGCGCCGCTCGTGGTGGAGCTGGCGCGCACGCTGGACCTGGCCAAGCGCCGCGGCGAGGCGGGCGTCATCGACGCGCTGGGCTGCTTCTTCAAGGCCCCGATGACGCAGGACGGGGGCAAGGTGGAGCATGCCATGGCGGAGCAGCAGCGCCGCCTCATGAGCTGGCTGTCCCTGGGCCGCGTCCAGCCCACCCTCGGCAAAGAGCGCATCCGGGGCTGA
- a CDS encoding glycoside hydrolase family 71/99-like protein — MTRHRFVNGGAGVFAALLLVGCGQAASEPEAEAPAAAVTAPLASVPKSFNKKIYVHLMPWFESNTSSGNGSWGIHWTMANKNPNVIDGSGKRQIASYYYPLIGPYASGDKDVVEYQLLLMKYAGVDGVLIDWPGTLNCLDYPKNKQNSEAVINKTASVGLEFAVVYEDNNYTLAPQSGCPVPDKLAAARNDMVYLRDNYFSRGNHIKINNAPLLLDFGPQTFSSPSDWSNIFSPLSVKPTFLTLWYESQEAGANAKGEYPWIYSDFTTGLQNFYNNRPLGVKFGVAYPGFNTFYTAGGWGGPGWSLAHNGTGTFGQTLDLAKNSGVNWIQLATWNDYGEGTMIEPTREFGYGFLTTLQQKLGVPYNQSHLELIAKLYEQRKQYANDSAKQAQLNTAFDHFVNLRPDEAAKILNGGTTTPPTDNPAVTNAGFESGMSGWNTWSPNNTAGAAFTETYNGGYNSANHLTHYSPGAFETWTYQTVSGIANGNYRVRAWVRKGGDFGFSRLQAKTCASCTPAATNLGTYSSWTQLETPTLSVTNGYLEFGLHTQAFTGSSFVHLDDVQILRQ; from the coding sequence ATGACGCGTCATCGTTTCGTGAACGGGGGGGCAGGCGTGTTCGCCGCGCTCCTGCTGGTGGGCTGTGGTCAGGCAGCATCCGAGCCCGAGGCGGAGGCACCGGCGGCCGCCGTCACCGCCCCGCTGGCCTCCGTGCCCAAGAGCTTCAACAAGAAGATCTACGTCCACCTCATGCCCTGGTTCGAGAGCAACACCTCCTCGGGCAATGGCTCCTGGGGCATTCACTGGACGATGGCCAACAAGAACCCCAACGTCATCGACGGCTCGGGCAAGCGGCAGATCGCCTCGTATTACTACCCGCTCATTGGCCCCTATGCGTCCGGCGACAAGGACGTCGTCGAGTACCAGCTGCTGCTCATGAAGTACGCGGGCGTGGATGGCGTCCTGATCGACTGGCCCGGGACCCTCAACTGCCTGGACTACCCCAAGAACAAGCAGAACTCCGAGGCCGTCATCAACAAGACCGCCTCGGTGGGGCTGGAGTTCGCGGTGGTCTACGAGGACAACAACTACACGCTGGCGCCCCAGAGCGGCTGCCCCGTCCCCGACAAGCTCGCCGCGGCCCGCAACGACATGGTCTACCTGCGGGACAACTACTTCTCCCGCGGCAACCACATCAAGATCAACAACGCGCCGCTGCTCCTGGACTTCGGGCCGCAGACCTTCAGCTCGCCGTCGGACTGGAGCAACATCTTCTCGCCCCTGTCCGTCAAGCCGACCTTCCTGACGCTCTGGTACGAGAGCCAGGAGGCCGGCGCCAACGCCAAGGGCGAGTACCCGTGGATCTACTCGGACTTCACGACGGGCCTTCAGAACTTCTACAACAACCGTCCGCTGGGCGTGAAGTTCGGCGTGGCCTACCCGGGCTTCAACACCTTCTACACCGCCGGCGGCTGGGGCGGCCCGGGATGGAGCCTGGCCCACAATGGCACGGGCACCTTCGGCCAGACGTTGGACCTGGCCAAGAACAGCGGCGTGAACTGGATCCAGCTCGCCACGTGGAATGACTACGGCGAGGGCACGATGATCGAGCCGACGCGCGAGTTCGGCTACGGCTTCCTGACCACCCTGCAGCAGAAGCTGGGCGTGCCCTACAACCAGAGCCACCTGGAGCTCATCGCCAAGCTCTACGAGCAGCGCAAGCAGTACGCGAATGACTCGGCCAAGCAGGCCCAGCTCAACACCGCGTTCGATCACTTCGTGAACCTGCGGCCGGACGAGGCGGCGAAGATCCTCAACGGGGGCACCACGACGCCGCCCACGGACAACCCCGCCGTCACCAACGCGGGCTTCGAGTCCGGCATGTCCGGCTGGAACACCTGGTCGCCCAACAACACCGCGGGGGCCGCGTTCACCGAGACGTACAACGGGGGCTACAACAGCGCCAACCACCTGACGCACTACAGCCCGGGGGCCTTCGAGACGTGGACGTACCAGACGGTGAGCGGCATCGCCAACGGCAACTACCGGGTGCGCGCCTGGGTCCGCAAGGGCGGTGACTTCGGCTTCTCGCGGCTCCAGGCGAAGACGTGCGCCTCCTGCACGCCGGCCGCCACGAACCTCGGGACCTACAGCAGCTGGACCCAGCTGGAGACGCCCACCCTCTCGGTGACCAACGGCTACCTGGAGTTCGGCCTGCACACCCAGGCCTTCACCGGCAGCAGCTTCGTCCACCTGGACGACGTGCAGATCCTCCGCCAGTAG
- a CDS encoding MBL fold metallo-hydrolase: MPLIRYACSHCGTWQPWFSHESPPGCPTCMDVRNALPENGWNFRSAGQVSEQLTTSWAEALPGILGFHCTPAFGLGSTGWLLRRPEGNVAFEGAPWYSRGALEHIASLGGIRVLSASHPHGFGALWQLQERFDPLLVLHRDAIPYTKAFQVRWPVDGVHEVAPGLTLHPIGGHYEGQCVLYDAATRSLFCGDALKVELGPQGEPTGLSCHKGFHYAIPMSHGELRHYRAVFEQLPFENVFTPFEFARGVTRAHALALFDRLLAGMPHTQPIPMRELS, encoded by the coding sequence ATGCCCCTGATCCGCTACGCCTGCTCCCACTGCGGCACGTGGCAGCCCTGGTTCTCGCACGAGTCCCCCCCGGGCTGTCCCACGTGCATGGACGTGCGCAACGCCCTGCCCGAGAACGGGTGGAACTTCCGTTCCGCGGGCCAGGTGAGTGAGCAGCTCACCACGTCCTGGGCCGAGGCGCTGCCCGGCATCCTCGGCTTCCACTGCACCCCGGCCTTCGGGCTGGGCTCCACGGGGTGGCTGCTGCGCCGGCCCGAGGGCAACGTGGCCTTCGAGGGGGCCCCCTGGTACTCGCGGGGGGCGCTGGAGCACATCGCCTCGCTCGGGGGCATCCGGGTGCTGTCCGCCTCGCACCCCCACGGGTTCGGCGCGCTGTGGCAGCTCCAGGAGCGGTTCGACCCGCTGCTGGTGCTCCACCGCGATGCCATCCCCTACACCAAGGCCTTCCAGGTGCGCTGGCCGGTGGACGGCGTGCACGAGGTGGCGCCGGGGCTCACGCTGCACCCCATCGGAGGCCACTACGAGGGCCAGTGCGTGCTGTACGACGCGGCCACCCGCTCGCTCTTCTGCGGCGATGCGCTCAAGGTGGAGCTCGGCCCCCAGGGCGAGCCCACGGGGCTCTCGTGTCACAAGGGCTTCCACTACGCCATCCCCATGAGCCACGGGGAGCTGCGCCACTACCGCGCGGTGTTCGAGCAGCTGCCCTTCGAGAACGTCTTCACGCCGTTCGAGTTCGCCCGGGGCGTCACCCGCGCGCACGCGCTGGCCCTGTTCGACCGGCTGCTGGCGGGCATGCCGCACACCCAACCCATTCCCATGAGGGAGCTGTCATGA
- a CDS encoding MATE family efflux transporter — MSQPSLSAELTSEASSPVPARLGWRAALAEAVRGTHHDFSTGPVDRALLLLSIPMVLEMVMESVFALVDVFFVSRLGADAVATVGLTESMLTLAYTVPLGLSIGATALISRRMGEKDPERAARAAVQTLGLGFLLALPMSVLGVLFARPLLSALGGSPAVVAQGTVYTQVMLGSFVIVMPLFLISAILRGAGDAATSMRALLLANSVNLVLAPVFIFGLGPVPGLGVLGAAIATTVGRGTGVLYQLYRLLRGGGRLCLGRRHLSVEPATLGALLRLSGGAILQSVLGLSSWLVLMRLVASFGSAAMAGYTLVMRIILFAQQPSWGMSHAVGTLVGQSLGARDAERAERVTWRASFFTVLFLGAVSLVFLTFSEPLIRAFTVEAEVVFHASRGLRILSWGLILYAFVTIIPHAFNGAGDTRTPTVVNLACSWGLQIPLAYALTGPAGLGPEGAFLAIAITYAALGAVSAALFRQGKWKAQCL, encoded by the coding sequence ATGTCTCAGCCTTCCCTGTCCGCCGAGCTCACCTCGGAGGCCTCGTCCCCCGTCCCGGCCCGCCTGGGCTGGCGCGCCGCGCTCGCCGAGGCGGTGCGTGGCACCCACCACGACTTCTCCACGGGCCCCGTGGACCGCGCCCTGCTGCTGCTCTCCATCCCCATGGTGCTGGAGATGGTGATGGAGTCCGTCTTCGCCCTGGTGGACGTCTTCTTCGTCTCGCGCCTGGGGGCGGACGCCGTGGCCACGGTGGGCCTCACCGAGTCCATGCTCACGCTGGCCTATACGGTGCCCCTGGGGCTGTCCATCGGCGCCACGGCGCTGATCTCCCGGCGCATGGGCGAGAAGGATCCCGAGCGGGCCGCGCGCGCGGCGGTGCAGACGCTGGGGCTGGGCTTCCTGCTGGCCCTGCCCATGTCGGTGCTGGGCGTGCTGTTCGCCCGGCCGTTGCTCTCGGCGCTGGGGGGCTCCCCGGCCGTGGTGGCCCAGGGCACCGTCTACACCCAGGTGATGCTGGGCAGCTTCGTCATCGTCATGCCGCTGTTCCTCATCAGCGCCATCCTGCGCGGCGCGGGGGATGCGGCCACCTCCATGCGCGCGCTGCTGCTGGCCAACTCCGTCAACCTCGTGCTCGCCCCCGTCTTCATCTTCGGGCTGGGCCCGGTGCCCGGCCTGGGCGTGCTGGGCGCGGCGATCGCCACCACCGTGGGGCGCGGCACGGGCGTGCTCTACCAGCTCTACCGCCTGCTGCGCGGCGGGGGGCGGCTCTGCCTGGGGCGGCGCCACCTGAGCGTCGAGCCCGCCACCCTGGGGGCCCTGCTGCGGCTGTCGGGCGGCGCCATCCTCCAGTCCGTGCTCGGCCTCTCCAGCTGGCTGGTGCTGATGCGGCTCGTCGCCAGCTTCGGCAGCGCGGCGATGGCCGGCTACACCCTCGTCATGCGGATCATCCTCTTCGCCCAGCAGCCCTCCTGGGGGATGAGCCACGCGGTGGGCACCCTGGTGGGCCAGAGCCTGGGCGCCCGGGACGCGGAGCGCGCCGAGCGCGTCACCTGGCGCGCCAGCTTCTTCACCGTGCTCTTCCTGGGCGCGGTGAGCCTGGTGTTCCTCACGTTCTCCGAGCCGCTCATCCGCGCCTTCACCGTCGAGGCCGAGGTCGTCTTTCATGCCTCGCGCGGCCTGAGGATCCTCAGCTGGGGCCTCATCCTCTACGCCTTCGTCACAATTATCCCCCACGCCTTTAACGGCGCCGGCGACACCCGCACGCCCACCGTTGTCAACCTGGCCTGCTCTTGGGGGCTGCAGATTCCACTGGCCTACGCACTCACCGGACCCGCGGGACTAGGACCGGAGGGCGCTTTCCTGGCCATTGCCATCACGTATGCGGCGCTGGGCGCGGTGAGCGCCGCCCTCTTTCGCCAGGGGAAGTGGAAGGCGCAGTGCCTCTGA
- a CDS encoding Gfo/Idh/MocA family protein, with the protein MSTLPRRLGWALVGCGWVARDYVAPALQAADNARLVALCDSDAEMLMRISGNEALRYTSLPEALANPEVEAVYIATPNHLHAAMTEACAAAGKHVLCEKPMAITPEDGTRMVEACRRAGVHYATAFDQRHHALHRRLRTLVQEGLLGTVTQARIHYACWLPRDWAPDNWRVDPRKAGGGAMIDLAPHGLDLLEVLLQDEWTSLTALLQRRVHDYPVDDGAVLMGQFRSGTLGILQVAYNCPDAYPRRTLELIGTKARALASKSMGQTPGGTLTLTDAGTGEEIPVPVSPAEDRSPFLHQIQAFSACVLEGRPQPFSPERDVRLVRLLAQATPPFQPETPCP; encoded by the coding sequence ATGTCCACCCTCCCACGCAGACTCGGCTGGGCCCTCGTGGGCTGTGGCTGGGTGGCCCGCGACTACGTCGCACCCGCCCTCCAGGCCGCGGACAACGCGCGCCTGGTGGCCCTGTGCGACTCGGACGCGGAGATGCTCATGCGCATCTCCGGCAACGAAGCGCTCCGGTACACCTCGCTCCCGGAGGCGCTGGCGAACCCCGAGGTGGAGGCGGTCTACATCGCCACCCCCAACCACCTGCACGCGGCCATGACGGAGGCCTGCGCGGCCGCGGGCAAGCACGTGCTGTGTGAGAAGCCCATGGCCATCACGCCCGAGGACGGCACGCGCATGGTGGAGGCGTGCCGGCGGGCGGGCGTCCACTACGCCACCGCCTTCGATCAGCGCCACCACGCCCTCCACCGCCGCCTGCGCACGCTGGTGCAGGAGGGCCTGCTGGGCACCGTCACCCAGGCACGCATCCACTATGCGTGCTGGCTGCCGCGGGACTGGGCGCCCGACAACTGGCGCGTGGACCCGCGCAAGGCCGGCGGCGGGGCCATGATTGACCTGGCCCCCCATGGGCTGGATCTGCTGGAGGTCCTGCTGCAGGACGAGTGGACCTCGCTCACCGCGCTGCTGCAGCGGCGCGTCCATGACTACCCGGTGGATGACGGGGCGGTGCTCATGGGCCAGTTCCGCAGCGGCACCCTCGGCATCCTCCAGGTGGCCTACAACTGCCCGGACGCCTACCCGCGGAGGACCCTGGAGCTGATCGGCACGAAGGCCCGGGCCCTCGCCTCCAAGAGCATGGGACAGACGCCCGGGGGCACGCTGACGCTCACGGACGCGGGGACCGGCGAGGAAATCCCCGTGCCGGTGTCGCCCGCCGAGGACCGGTCTCCTTTCCTCCACCAGATCCAGGCCTTCTCGGCCTGTGTCCTGGAGGGCCGGCCGCAGCCGTTCTCGCCGGAGCGGGATGTCCGCCTGGTGCGGCTGCTGGCGCAGGCCACCCCGCCGTTCCAGCCCGAGACGCCATGCCCCTGA